Proteins encoded in a region of the Megalops cyprinoides isolate fMegCyp1 chromosome 3, fMegCyp1.pri, whole genome shotgun sequence genome:
- the xrra1 gene encoding X-ray radiation resistance-associated protein 1 yields MASTGRYKLDNGETYLKDCFPVRSFFQQSKEGAGHWLVAHRNAVEQKYRRFNKTEEDSVVSGCTKRHDSGKTDTGRNILDGSLLMALHRVDKPSDLCNVDISDQNLHSVKTEDFEEFDNVVYINASENHLTLEPFSKFCTLKQLELSLNGLHNLKVNARDFPHLEILDLSYNNLSSDDIQSIGLLPCLKVLHLSGNELRALPDCMAAPHYDPAQMTSDQDVRFRKLEVLMLDDNKLCSPGVFHSLASLRRLQHLNLEGNYITEVPYLPQMEDLLDLQRCSRQQSEDLGHGKALVSASERLVANEKSVDRPGSEQSQQEDGVHPKTYSPLQTPLLPEAKREFTGELHLPLPELKFLNLANNRIAVEEALLAVALFPSLSELVIHSNPLATQRSGDPPMLTHFLQERLGIEIRRKKTTQLVKPRIVIPLDPKRKVNTKIRKVPKLPLQLETDGSSFLNGHGYVMESNSKELPKNLIPTECKSVPSDCSSQMSTQVAEETQTPTPDDGLKAVEGSTKDIPGAHSQDGDTFFITQVNDPDKPKWQVKSADLELESEEQREGSVPKKFRGYEILLDAKTDPYMFEPVGIQHTVRALELALKNLLVYRDSKAILESPQKSYTVKEKRVTKLPSAKPRKLKGERVEDALTQMRDKKTIKQVPLDKVLKGKDVYKEEYEEALTLLRDMKKKYQVVHMKAVEGAAQVEHEKHMNPHGNKANLE; encoded by the exons ATGGCTTCAACTGGACGTTACAAACTCGACAACGGAGAAACTTACCTTAAAGATTGTTTTCCCGTCAGATCATTCTTTCAGCAAAGCAAGGAAG gagcTGGACACTGGCTTGTCGCTCACAGAAATGCCGTGGAACAGAAGTACCGAAGATTTAACAAAACCGAAGAAGACTCAGTGGTATCTGGTTGCACGAAACGTCACGATTCTGGCAAAACAGACACCGGCAGGAATATCTTGGATGGATCTTTATTG ATGGCATTACATCGTGTGGACAAACCGTCAGACTTGTGCAATGTTGACATTAGTGACCAGAATCTGCACTCG GTCAAGACAGAGGACTTTGAAGAATTTGACAATGTTGTTTACATCAATGCTTCTGAAAATCATTTAACTCTAG AGCCTTTCAGCAAATTCTGCACCTTAAAGCAGCTGGAGCTGTCGCTGAATGGCCTCCACAACCTTAAAGTGAATGCCAGGGATTTCCCTCATCTGGAG ATTCTGGACCTGTCCTACAACAACCTGTCTAGTGATGATATCCAGTCTATTGGTCTGCTTCCCTGTCTAAAAGTCCTTCATCTCTCAGGAAATGAACTGCGGGCACTACCGGACTGCATGGCTGCTCCACACTATGACCCTGCTCAGAT GACATCGGATCAAGATGTGCGATTTCGTAAACTTGAGGTCTTGATGCTAGATGACAATAAATTATGTTCCCCAGGAGTCTTCCACAGCCTTGCAAGTCTGAGAAG ACTACAGCATTTAAACCTCGAGGGAAACTACATCACAGAGGTACCCTACCTGCCACAGATGGAAGATTTACTGGACCTGCAACGCTGCAGCAGGCAACAGAGTGAAGACCTGGGACATGGGAAAGCGCTTGTCTCAGCCTCAGAAAGACTAGTGGCCAATGAAAAATCTGTGGATAGACCTGGTTCGGAACAAAGTCAGCAG GAAGATGGTGTCCATCCGAAGACATATTCTCCTCTCCAAACACCCCTTCTCCCTGAGGCTAAGAGGGAATTTACGGGGGAATTACACTTGCCTCTTCCAGAACTGAAATTCCTaaatctggcaaacaacagg ATTGCGGTAGAAGAGGCGCTGTTGGCTGTGGCTCTGTTTCCCTCCCTCAGTGAGCTTGTGATTCACTCAAACCCACTCGCCACACAGCGAAGCG GGGACCCACCCATGCTGACCCACTTTCTCCAAGAAAGGTTGGGCATTGAAATAAGACGCAAAAAGACAACACAATTGGTGAAGCCCCGCATTGTAATTCCACTTGACCCAAAACGAAAG GTGAACACAAAAATTCGAAAGGTCCCAAAATTACCTTTGCAGTTAGAGACTGATGGAAGCTCTTTTCTTAATGGCCACGGTTACGTTATGGAGAGCAATTCTAAAGAGTTGCCGAAGAATTTAATTCCCACAGAGTGTAAAAGTGTGCCTTCAGACTGCTCCTCTCAAATGAGCACTCAAGTAGCTGAGGAAACACAGACCCCAACACCTGATGATGGGCTGAAGGCTGTAGAGGGGAGCACCAAAGACATACCAGGAGCTCACAGCCAGGACGGAGATACCTTCTTTATAACACAG GTGAATGATCCGGACAAACCAAAATGGCAAGTGAAATCAGCGGATCTAGAACTTGAAAGTGAAGAACAAAGAGAAGGCTCAGTTCCGAAAAAATTCAGAGGCTATGAGATACTGCTGGACGCTAAAACAGATCCTTACATGTTTGAACCTGTTG GAATCCAGCACACTGTGCGCGCTCTAGAACTTGCTCTCAAGAACCTCCTTGTTTACAGAGATTCAAAGGCTATTCTTGAAAGTCCTCAGAAATCCTACACAGTAAAGGAGAAAAGG GTCACTAAGCTACCATCAGCAAAACCAAGGAagctgaaaggagagagggtTGAAGATGCCCTGACCCAAATGAgggacaaaaaaacaataaagcaagTTCCCTTAG acaAAGTTCTTAAAGGCAAGGATGTCTACAAGGAGGAATATGAAGAGGCTTTGACTTTGCTGAGGGACATGAAGAAGAAGTATCAGGTTGTTCACATGAAAGCAGTGGAGGGAGCAGCCCAGGTGGAGCATGAGAAACACATGAACCCCCATGGCAACAAAGCAAACCTGGAATGA
- the LOC118774861 gene encoding E3 ubiquitin-protein ligase RNF169-like isoform X2: MEQREGEAVGKEIIFRAPVHICKPGEIRQEYEKQKKKMEEEKEKGEKASEEDIHKILENDQRQTGNQRKKTTCHKPVEPGLIPLTKEQEDKKKKHHHQRKEEFGTLKHIQDSVLGVLSDSENEEPIGKRTRHTSAFVRKTRSSSGSGRIVQSHVGRRSRSCTSTEEGRVRNSCLSRTAAVAKTSIAYSSNAGILLSSENSRSFSAPILAPDKRLAWRGVVGSAAPLMPPNSKPERSISPESNDSISEELNHFKPIVCSPCTPPKRLPDGRIVEPVIVKSTPRNLSQSFHKATSYEASPTILHKWKQIEMDRQCTKMTSKGTITSPISEDFIPSQSPGEKKNKLCSRTLEKSVLKDHLTQADTSGQDRGKTLTGNKRRLLFDTSAVESNASANQSAKVHSPTKAQSTRRTCKGTGRVGCALLSGTPSTEEVSHACGKCAGAMRCNRSPANVQDQTNDSNGRDGVNSRPTSRRGRKRRQKTKHLEEAGRVKGPRLQSREDGDMEPDSSCLYAQRLQQEREDRELALKLQRQFNMESQMADRRKTSPDKYPLRSWSSHESRMEHCPRRSVRISQKKQAL, encoded by the exons atggaacagagggagggagaggccgTAGGAAAAG aaataaTATTTCGTGCTCCTGTTCACATTTGCAAACCTGGAGAGATTCGACaggaatatgaaaaacaaaagaaaaag AtggaggaagaaaaggaaaaaggagaaaaggcatCAGAGGAAGACATTCATAAGATTTTGGAAAATGATCAGAGACAAACGGGTAaccagaggaagaaaacaacCTGTCACAAGCCTGTGGAGCCTGGACTG aTACCATTGACCAAGGAGCAAGAGgataaaaagaagaaacatcATCACCAGAGAAAAGAAGAGTTCGGAACACTAAAGCACATCCAAGATTCT GTCCTTGGGGTGTTATCAGACTCGGAGAACGAGGAGCCCATAGGGAAAAGGACCAGACACACATCTGCTTTTGTTCGCAAAACCAGAAGCTCGTCAGGCTCCGGTCGAAT TGTTCAGAGCCACGTGGGGCGACGCAGTAGAAGCTGCACCAGTACTGAAGAGGGCAGAGTGAGGAACAGTTGCCTATCCCGAACGGCTGCTGTAGCTAAG ACCAGCATTGCCTACAGCTCCAATGCCGGAATACTACTGTCCTCTGAAAACAGCCGATCCTTTTCCGCTCCCATCCTTGCTCCTGACAAGAGGCTTGCCTGGCGGGGTGTGGTGGGTTCAGCTGCCCCACTCATGCCCCCAAACTCCAAACCAGAGAGGTCCATCAGTCCTGAGAGCAATGACAGCATCTCGGAGGAGCTCAACCATTTCAAGCCCATTGTTTGCTCGCCCTGCACACCTCCTAAGAGGCTGCCAGACGGGAGGATAGTGGAGCCGGTCATAGTGAAATCCACGCCCAGGAACCTGAGCCAGAGTTTCCACAAAGCCACCAGCTATGAGGCCAGCCCAACCATCCTCCACAAGTGGAAGCAAATTGAGATGGACCGCCAGTGCACCAAGATGACCTCTAAAGGCACCATCACCAGCCCCATCTCTGAAGACTTCATCCCCAGTCAGAGCCCAGGCGAGAAAAAGAACAAACTCTGCAGCAGGACTCTGGAAAAAAGCGTGCTTAAGGACCACCTGACACAGGCTGACACCTCAGGACAGGACCGGGGCAAAACGTTAACGGGAAATAAGCGACGTTTGTTATTTGACACGTCTGCTGTTGAATCAAACGCCTCCGCAAACCAGTCAGCAAAAGTCCACAGCCCAACAAAAGCCCAGTCAACACGGAGGACTTGTAAAGGGACCGGCAGAGTCGGGTGTGCTCTGTTGAGTGGGACACCTTCAACTGAAGAGGTGTCACACGCATGTGGCAAGTGTGCAGGGGCCATGCGATGCAATCGAAGCCCCGCAAATGTTCAGGATCAGACGAACGACTCGAACGGCAGGGATGGGGTCAACAGCAGGCCTACCTCACGGAGGGGCCGGAAAAGGAGGCAAAAGACCAAGCATTTGGAAGAGGCAGGGAGGGTGAAAGGGCCCaggctgcagagcagagaggacgGTGACATGGAGCCTGACTCAAGTTGCTTGTATGCACAgcggctgcagcaggagagggaggaccGAGAGCTGGCTCTGAAACTTCAGAGGCAGTTCAACATGGAGAGTCAGATGGCAGACAGGCGAAAGACGAGCCCTGACAAGTACCCTCTCCGCTCTTGGTCCTCTCACGAGAGCCGCATGGAACACTGTCCACGTCGATCGGTTAGAATCTcccaaaaaaaacaggcactTTAG
- the LOC118774861 gene encoding E3 ubiquitin-protein ligase RNF169-like isoform X1, which translates to MAAFSSAELGGFGRMEREQKNTTHAAGDGSGAETTVRQLTLEEARCPVCFEILLEPVTMPCMHSVCLPCFKRTVELTSLCCPLCRLRVSSWARRHSREKSLVNTELWDRVRQSYPEKCKRRMEQREGEAVGKEIIFRAPVHICKPGEIRQEYEKQKKKMEEEKEKGEKASEEDIHKILENDQRQTGNQRKKTTCHKPVEPGLIPLTKEQEDKKKKHHHQRKEEFGTLKHIQDSVLGVLSDSENEEPIGKRTRHTSAFVRKTRSSSGSGRIVQSHVGRRSRSCTSTEEGRVRNSCLSRTAAVAKTSIAYSSNAGILLSSENSRSFSAPILAPDKRLAWRGVVGSAAPLMPPNSKPERSISPESNDSISEELNHFKPIVCSPCTPPKRLPDGRIVEPVIVKSTPRNLSQSFHKATSYEASPTILHKWKQIEMDRQCTKMTSKGTITSPISEDFIPSQSPGEKKNKLCSRTLEKSVLKDHLTQADTSGQDRGKTLTGNKRRLLFDTSAVESNASANQSAKVHSPTKAQSTRRTCKGTGRVGCALLSGTPSTEEVSHACGKCAGAMRCNRSPANVQDQTNDSNGRDGVNSRPTSRRGRKRRQKTKHLEEAGRVKGPRLQSREDGDMEPDSSCLYAQRLQQEREDRELALKLQRQFNMESQMADRRKTSPDKYPLRSWSSHESRMEHCPRRSVRISQKKQAL; encoded by the exons ATGGCGGCATTCAGCTCTGCCGAGCTGGGTGGGTTTGGACggatggagagagaacagaaaaacacaacccATGCAGCTGGTGATGGTTCGGGAGCTGAGACAACTGTGCGACAGCTAACGCTAGAAGAGGCCAGATGCCCAGTCTGCTTTGAGATCCTCCTAGAGCCGGTGACTATGCCTTGTATGCACTCGGTCTGTCTTCCGTGTTTCAAGCGGACTGTGGAATTGACCAGTTTGTGCTGTCCGCTTTGCCGACTGCGAGTGTCTAGTTGGGCCCGTAGACATTCTCGGGAGAAAAGCCTTGTGAACACCGAGCTGTGGGATAGAGTTCGGCAGAGTTATCCCGAGAAGTGCAAGCGAAGAatggaacagagggagggagaggccgTAGGAAAAG aaataaTATTTCGTGCTCCTGTTCACATTTGCAAACCTGGAGAGATTCGACaggaatatgaaaaacaaaagaaaaag AtggaggaagaaaaggaaaaaggagaaaaggcatCAGAGGAAGACATTCATAAGATTTTGGAAAATGATCAGAGACAAACGGGTAaccagaggaagaaaacaacCTGTCACAAGCCTGTGGAGCCTGGACTG aTACCATTGACCAAGGAGCAAGAGgataaaaagaagaaacatcATCACCAGAGAAAAGAAGAGTTCGGAACACTAAAGCACATCCAAGATTCT GTCCTTGGGGTGTTATCAGACTCGGAGAACGAGGAGCCCATAGGGAAAAGGACCAGACACACATCTGCTTTTGTTCGCAAAACCAGAAGCTCGTCAGGCTCCGGTCGAAT TGTTCAGAGCCACGTGGGGCGACGCAGTAGAAGCTGCACCAGTACTGAAGAGGGCAGAGTGAGGAACAGTTGCCTATCCCGAACGGCTGCTGTAGCTAAG ACCAGCATTGCCTACAGCTCCAATGCCGGAATACTACTGTCCTCTGAAAACAGCCGATCCTTTTCCGCTCCCATCCTTGCTCCTGACAAGAGGCTTGCCTGGCGGGGTGTGGTGGGTTCAGCTGCCCCACTCATGCCCCCAAACTCCAAACCAGAGAGGTCCATCAGTCCTGAGAGCAATGACAGCATCTCGGAGGAGCTCAACCATTTCAAGCCCATTGTTTGCTCGCCCTGCACACCTCCTAAGAGGCTGCCAGACGGGAGGATAGTGGAGCCGGTCATAGTGAAATCCACGCCCAGGAACCTGAGCCAGAGTTTCCACAAAGCCACCAGCTATGAGGCCAGCCCAACCATCCTCCACAAGTGGAAGCAAATTGAGATGGACCGCCAGTGCACCAAGATGACCTCTAAAGGCACCATCACCAGCCCCATCTCTGAAGACTTCATCCCCAGTCAGAGCCCAGGCGAGAAAAAGAACAAACTCTGCAGCAGGACTCTGGAAAAAAGCGTGCTTAAGGACCACCTGACACAGGCTGACACCTCAGGACAGGACCGGGGCAAAACGTTAACGGGAAATAAGCGACGTTTGTTATTTGACACGTCTGCTGTTGAATCAAACGCCTCCGCAAACCAGTCAGCAAAAGTCCACAGCCCAACAAAAGCCCAGTCAACACGGAGGACTTGTAAAGGGACCGGCAGAGTCGGGTGTGCTCTGTTGAGTGGGACACCTTCAACTGAAGAGGTGTCACACGCATGTGGCAAGTGTGCAGGGGCCATGCGATGCAATCGAAGCCCCGCAAATGTTCAGGATCAGACGAACGACTCGAACGGCAGGGATGGGGTCAACAGCAGGCCTACCTCACGGAGGGGCCGGAAAAGGAGGCAAAAGACCAAGCATTTGGAAGAGGCAGGGAGGGTGAAAGGGCCCaggctgcagagcagagaggacgGTGACATGGAGCCTGACTCAAGTTGCTTGTATGCACAgcggctgcagcaggagagggaggaccGAGAGCTGGCTCTGAAACTTCAGAGGCAGTTCAACATGGAGAGTCAGATGGCAGACAGGCGAAAGACGAGCCCTGACAAGTACCCTCTCCGCTCTTGGTCCTCTCACGAGAGCCGCATGGAACACTGTCCACGTCGATCGGTTAGAATCTcccaaaaaaaacaggcactTTAG